A region from the Treponema pallidum subsp. pallidum str. Nichols genome encodes:
- a CDS encoding TP0453 family outer membrane protein → MIRRRYRGCTQGAWIVSVGMLFASCTSGAWKASVDPLGVVGSGADVYLYFPVAGNENLISRIIENHESKADIKKIVDRTTAVYGAFFARSKEFRLFGSGSYPYAFTNLIFSRSDGWASTKTEHGITYYESEHTDVSIPAPHFSCVIFGSSKRERMSKMLSRLVNPDRPQLPPRFEKECTSEGTSQTVALYIKNGGHFITKLLNFPQLNLPLGAMELYLTARRNEYLYTLSLQLGNAKINFPIQFLISRVLNAHIHVEGDRLIIEDGTISAERLASVISSLYSKKGSS, encoded by the coding sequence TTGATAAGGCGTAGATATCGTGGTTGTACGCAGGGAGCGTGGATAGTAAGTGTTGGTATGCTATTTGCATCGTGCACTTCAGGGGCGTGGAAGGCATCAGTAGATCCGTTGGGGGTTGTGGGATCTGGTGCAGATGTGTACCTGTATTTCCCTGTAGCGGGGAACGAGAATTTGATTTCTCGTATTATCGAGAACCATGAGTCAAAGGCAGATATTAAAAAAATAGTGGACAGGACTACCGCGGTATACGGTGCTTTTTTTGCCCGATCAAAAGAGTTTCGTTTGTTCGGAAGCGGTTCGTATCCATACGCCTTTACTAATTTGATTTTTTCTCGATCCGATGGCTGGGCATCTACGAAAACGGAACACGGAATCACGTACTATGAAAGTGAACATACGGACGTTTCGATTCCTGCGCCGCATTTTTCCTGTGTGATTTTTGGTTCCTCCAAAAGGGAGCGGATGAGCAAAATGCTGTCTCGGCTCGTTAACCCCGATCGACCGCAGTTACCGCCTCGCTTTGAAAAAGAATGTACGTCGGAAGGTACGAGCCAGACTGTTGCACTCTATATAAAAAACGGGGGACACTTTATTACCAAACTGTTGAATTTTCCGCAGCTTAATTTACCACTTGGGGCAATGGAACTGTACTTGACCGCGCGGAGGAATGAGTATCTTTACACGTTGAGCTTGCAGCTGGGGAATGCAAAGATAAATTTTCCCATACAGTTTTTAATCTCTCGTGTGCTTAACGCGCACATTCACGTGGAGGGGGACAGGTTAATTATTGAAGACGGCACAATTTCTGCTGAGCGTCTTGCGTCGGTGATCTC